One Tamlana carrageenivorans genomic region harbors:
- a CDS encoding hemolysin family protein — MSVYVIIIIASLILSAFFSGMEIAYVSSNKIHVEIEKKQDGVLARVLRKLTAKPSKFITTMLIGNNIALVVYGFFMGDLLVSWFQSLLPTSYGFLDYLLTDLSLLSQTIISTLVILITAEFLPKVFFQIYANSLIKALAIPAYFFYFFFSLVSDFVIWISDIILKVFFKTEGDQIQLAFTKVELGNYISEQMQSVEAHDDVDSEIQIFQNALEFSEVKAREVMIPRTEIIAVEINDSIKSLNALFTETGRTKILVYKETIDDVIGYVHSFELFRKSTNIKSMITPVEFVPETVLIKDVLSVLTKKRRSIAVVLDEYGGTSGIMTVEDIVEELFGEIEDEHDSVDLIEDVLDDETYKFSARLEVDYINENYKLELPESENYETLGGLIVNHTEEIPAQNEIVKIDNFQFTILEVSNTKIDLVELIVLDDD, encoded by the coding sequence ATGAGCGTTTATGTAATTATTATAATTGCATCTTTAATACTTTCTGCTTTTTTCTCAGGTATGGAGATTGCTTATGTGTCTTCAAACAAAATCCATGTCGAGATTGAAAAGAAGCAAGATGGCGTATTGGCACGGGTTTTAAGAAAACTTACCGCCAAACCATCAAAGTTTATTACTACCATGCTTATTGGTAATAACATTGCCTTGGTTGTATATGGTTTTTTTATGGGCGATTTATTAGTAAGTTGGTTTCAATCGCTTCTACCTACATCTTATGGTTTTCTAGATTATTTATTAACCGATTTAAGTTTGCTCTCACAAACCATTATTTCAACTTTAGTAATATTAATTACAGCCGAGTTTTTGCCTAAAGTTTTTTTTCAAATTTATGCCAATAGCCTCATTAAAGCTTTGGCTATTCCTGCTTATTTTTTCTATTTCTTTTTCTCGTTGGTGTCCGATTTTGTGATTTGGATTTCCGATATCATTTTAAAAGTGTTTTTTAAAACGGAAGGCGATCAAATACAATTGGCATTTACCAAAGTGGAGTTAGGAAACTATATTAGTGAGCAAATGCAGTCTGTTGAAGCGCATGATGATGTCGATAGTGAGATTCAGATTTTTCAAAATGCCCTAGAGTTTTCGGAAGTAAAAGCTAGAGAGGTGATGATTCCTAGAACAGAAATTATTGCCGTTGAAATTAACGATTCCATAAAATCATTAAACGCTTTATTTACCGAAACGGGACGTACTAAAATTTTGGTATATAAAGAAACCATCGACGATGTTATTGGCTACGTGCATTCCTTCGAGTTGTTTAGAAAATCTACAAACATCAAATCGATGATTACCCCTGTTGAATTCGTTCCAGAAACGGTACTGATTAAAGATGTGCTTAGCGTGCTTACCAAAAAAAGAAGAAGTATTGCCGTGGTGCTCGATGAGTATGGAGGTACTTCGGGTATCATGACTGTAGAAGATATTGTTGAAGAATTGTTTGGTGAAATTGAAGATGAACACGATTCTGTAGATCTTATTGAAGATGTTCTAGATGATGAAACCTATAAATTCTCTGCACGTTTAGAAGTGGATTATATTAATGAAAATTACAAACTGGAACTTCCTGAAAGTGAGAACTATGAAACCCTGGGAGGCCTTATTGTGAATCATACCGAAGAAATTCCTGCTCAAAATGAAATCGTAAAAATAGACAACTTTCAATTCACCATTTTAGAAGTCTCGAATACTAAAATTGATTTGGTCGAACTTATTGTACTAGATGACGATTAA